Proteins found in one Amphiura filiformis chromosome 14, Afil_fr2py, whole genome shotgun sequence genomic segment:
- the LOC140170050 gene encoding uncharacterized protein: MNFKHLQFRVEKMADKHTDGHAECNCGCWKWTGMNPNGRCGTMFVAGKRMNAHRVSYMAFNKCIDLPRNVYHLCRRPWCVNPSHLSHEEIEIYVDRKTCKQRGHCTNNHKMNGKVYKNCIFTKVCKQGFVGYANMNFEHLQFRVETMADKHTDGHAECNCGCWKWTGMNPNGRCGTMFVAGKRMNAHRVSYMAFNKCIDLPHNVYHLCGRPWCVNPSHLSHEEYEISLGRETCKQRGHCTDNHKSVDGKVYKNCIFTKVCKQVNTRTRPTTEDHIPMPQTQPLRPKRRWNGLLPPKCRYCHRWFGSTSGYLSHKRHHELNIKPYWYKNKCKLFNHLSEKKVNEVTQRRPQGRKNTHMYCYQGRSCHPLRPKRCQNGLLPPKCKYCHRWFGSTSRYLFHKHHHELNIKPYWYRNKCKLFCHLSEKVNEVTQRRKTRHVYCYQGRSCHQQFDKRLHGFTNMSHPVKSNYFKDVKDSHISGYLDSESMMQHHLVLCLENQAAVISQPSPTKKLKPQATNTTNPVKLGNLDSKSMQHQVHCVENQAISISQSPAARNSDKLSAYLPRLTEHCDSQTRDPSLDSHSRKTNTRVQSLPAHSHKTTPQDSQTRDSSPESHSHKTNTRVQSLPTHSHKTTPQVTVYRQVIEGIPYYMYEGVSKSF; this comes from the exons ATGAATTTTAAACATTTGCAATTCCGAGTTGAAAAGATGGCAGACAAACACACAGATGGTCATGCAGAATGTAACTGCGGCTGCTGGAAGTGGACTGGTATGAATCCGAATGGGCGGTGTGGCACGATGTTTGTGGCAGGAAAGAGAATGAACGCCCACAGGGTTTCGTATATGGCTTTCAACAAGTGCATTGACCTTCCACGTAATGTGTATCATTTGTGTCGTAGGCCTTGGTGTGTGAACCCAAGCCACCTGTCCCATGAAGAAATTGAAATCTATGTTGACAGGAAGACATGCAAGCAAAGAGGTCATTGCACTAACAATCACAAAATGAATGGCAAAGTCTACAAGAATTGTATCTTCACCAAAGTTTGTAAACAG GGATTTGTGGGTTATGCAAACATGAATTTTGAACATTTGCAATTCCGAGTTGAAACGATGGCAGACAAACACACAGATGGTCATGCAGAATGTAACTGCGGCTGCTGGAAGTGGACTGGTATGAATCCGAATGGGCGGTGTGGCACGATGTTTGTGGCAGGAAAGAGAATGAACGCCCACAGGGTTTCGTATATGGCTTTCAACAAGTGCATTGACCTTCCACATAATGTGTATCATTTGTGTGGTAGGCCTTGGTGTGTGAACCCAAGCCACCTGTCCCATGAAGAATATGAAATCTCCTTAGGCAGGGAGACATGCAAGCAAAGAGGTCATTGCACTGACAATCACAAATCTGTGGATGGCAAAGTCTACAAGAATTGTATCTTCACCAAAGTTTGTAAGCAG GTCAACACGAGAACAAGACCAACGACTGAAGACCACATACCAATGCCCCAAACACAACCATTAAGACCAAAGAGGCGTTGGAATGGCCTATTACCTCCAAAATGCAGGTATTGTCATCGATGGTTTGGAAGTACCTCTGGTTATCTCTCTCACAAACGTCACCATGAACTGAACATAAAACCATACTGGTATAAAAACAAATGCAAATTATTCAATCATCTGAGTGAAAAGAAAGTGAATGAAGTGACTCAGAGGCGGCCTCAGGGAAGAAAAAACACACATATGTATTGCTACCAGGGTAGATCATGCCATCCATTGAGACCAAAAAGGTGTCAGAATGGCCTATTACCACCAAAATGCAAGTATTGTCACCGATGGTTTGGAAGTACCTCTCGTTATCTTTTTCACAAACATCACCACGAACTGAACATTAAACCATACTGGTATAGAAACAAATGCAAATTATTCTGTCATTTGAGTGAAAAAGTAAATGAAGTGACTCAAAGAAGAAAAACTAGACATGTGTATTGCTACCAGGGTAGATCATGCCATCAACAGTTTGACAAGAGGCTTCATGGGTTTACCAACATGAGTCATCCAGTCAAATCCAATTAtttcaaggatgtgaaagactcTCACATCTCGGGTTATTTAGACAGTGAATCAATGATGCAACATCATCTTGTTCTTTGTTTAGAAAACCAAGCGGCTGTAATATCTCAACCATCCCCAACCAAGAAATTGAAACCACAAGCTACCAACACGACGAATCCAGTCAAACTTGGTAATTTAGACTCTAAATCAATGCAACATCAAGTCCATTGTGTAGAAAATCAAGCAATTTCAATATCTCAATCACCTGCTGCCAGGAACAGTGATAAGCTATCAGCGTATTTACCAAGACTTACTGAACATTGTGATAGCCAAACCCGAGACCCATCACTTGACTCTCATTCACGTAAGACCAATACCCGGGTCCAATCACTTCCCGCACATTCACATAAGACCACACCGCAAGATAGCCAAACCCGAGACTCATCACCTGAATCTCATTCACATAAGACCAATACCCGGGTCCAATCACTTCCCACACATTCACATAAGACCACACCGCAAGTAACTGTTTACCGTCAAGTTATAGAAGGTATTCCCTActacatgtacgagggggtatccaaaagtttttga